Below is a window of Callospermophilus lateralis isolate mCalLat2 unplaced genomic scaffold, mCalLat2.hap1 Scaffold_161, whole genome shotgun sequence DNA.
TTATTTGGTTTTCTGATCAAAGTGATCCAGAGAAGCAGAAGAAAGACAACAGAGATCTTTCAATCCAtgatggaattgacctcagacaaGTTATGACATTAGTGCCTCCTATGTTAGACAATGACAGTGATTGATCTAAAAATAGctaaaattagaaaatgtgtgatatGCTAATGTCATTTCTCCTTATCAATAGCTGCCATAATATTTTAACACTTGTGATCTTCTTCAAGTAATAGGAACAAAGTCATAAAAGCATTTTACCATTAGAATTCCATGAATCCCACATattctgttttcttctaaatTTCACCCCAactctaaaatatataaagtcaGATTAGCACTTATGAAGGttttataaatttgaaaattaattattttgtaACTTTTCCTCAAATTTCCAATGCAGCGAAaaaattttccccctaaatgcctggtctttccttttctgtaaaataaggcATCCTCTTTCACctgttttacatatatatatatatatatatatatatatatatatatatatatgtgtgtgttataatatatactttgtataatatatatatatatatatatatatatatatatatatatatatttgtataatatATACATTTTGTATTGGGTGTAGGAGAGGCAGTAGAAAAGCAGCTCCTATACTGGGCCCTATTCAGTAGCAGCTTCTTGTTCCTTATGCTTAAGGAAGACTTTGAAGAAATAAAAGTTGTTTGGAAGAATCCAGGTGTAGTTGCTTTGTATGTTGTGATGAGTAGAAGGGATGAAGTGAAGTGTGGAGGCCACTCACACCCTCTATCTTACCTGAGACTGTGTCCTGGAACCCTGGGGTGGAGAAAGCACCACTTTCATTCCTGCTTCCGGGGGTTGTTGACGGTCACGTTGTGATAGAGAACCACAAGTGAGAAGACAGACATGCCCACCTTGTTGGCAAAGATGGCAAGCTGCACGTCTGTGATCATCCTGACCAGCTTGACTCGGCTCCGATGCTGCCTGCACGCCAGCTGGAGGAGAGGTCTATATTTTAGAAGGAGGCTAGAATCTCATTTGACTTGTTTCCTTTACTTCCAGTATTCCCACATTCCTCATCACAAGCTAAAAACAGATGTGTTCAATTTTGCTTGTGAGTGCTTGGATTCCTAGTAGCATTGCATAAAGTTCATAATATGACCATGATATTAATTTGTCACAATTTCAGCTGATATTCCTTATCTTAGCTTATG
It encodes the following:
- the LOC143388883 gene encoding dolichyl-diphosphooligosaccharide--protein glycosyltransferase subunit 4-like encodes the protein MITDVQLAIFANKVGMSVFSLVVLYHNVTVNNPRKQE